In Spiroplasma litorale, a single genomic region encodes these proteins:
- a CDS encoding ABC transporter ATP-binding protein/permease, with the protein MSTINNRIKKDSEKNDSLVKLVNVSKKYKSKIALKNINLEINPGDRIGVIGANGGGKSTLSEIIGNIRKPSTGEVIRKDGLIIGLQFQDSKYPMGITVLDMIKYYLQTFNIEMTESELTKILRTYQIESFKNKFLVSLSGGQQQRVNILLSLIHNPDLVILDEVSTGLDIEVRSEIFDYIKENVVQKNKSLILVTHMMSEIEELCNKYIYIHNGEIHDSGKVEDIVKEHGSVHSYTWKKFKEEKVEDLKKEAKENDNKNKKNRFDRIINKANNKGKNIPLVVLLMKYYYKGFATPFFLFAFPIILLFLEGFAFKGQTLGGGPEMKEYTLLHNLIGSIAIMQIISAGIFIIPQTILDFKNSVLMKRIGATNIKPLFFILSVVTMGILFMIAGFFWTLLWAGIMFGGEYGWKNISTPYQALESLPFLFIILVSSISLGLMLASIFKSTTVYIAVSNIIYLPLAFLGGSFMPIDFIMSSDILKYATYLNAFKYCMEPFNNAWAGKFEFNSEIIIYLVVSISLVLIYITVGSFKLKWES; encoded by the coding sequence AATAAAAAAAGATTCAGAAAAAAATGACTCACTAGTAAAATTAGTAAACGTATCAAAAAAATATAAATCAAAAATAGCATTAAAAAATATTAATCTAGAAATTAACCCTGGCGATAGAATTGGTGTTATTGGTGCAAATGGTGGAGGTAAATCAACCCTAAGTGAAATAATAGGTAACATAAGGAAACCTTCAACTGGAGAAGTTATTAGAAAAGATGGTCTGATAATAGGACTACAATTTCAAGATTCAAAATACCCAATGGGTATAACAGTTTTGGATATGATTAAATACTACTTGCAAACATTTAATATTGAAATGACTGAAAGTGAACTTACAAAAATTTTACGAACTTATCAAATTGAAAGTTTTAAAAATAAATTTTTAGTTAGTTTAAGTGGAGGACAACAACAAAGAGTTAACATTCTGCTAAGTTTAATACACAACCCTGATTTAGTTATTTTAGATGAAGTTTCTACAGGTTTAGACATTGAGGTAAGAAGCGAAATATTCGATTATATTAAAGAAAATGTTGTTCAAAAAAATAAATCATTAATTTTAGTAACACATATGATGAGTGAAATTGAAGAACTATGTAATAAATATATTTATATTCATAATGGTGAAATTCATGATTCTGGAAAAGTAGAAGACATAGTTAAAGAACACGGATCTGTTCATAGCTATACTTGAAAGAAATTTAAAGAAGAAAAAGTTGAAGATTTAAAAAAAGAAGCAAAAGAAAATGATAATAAAAACAAAAAAAACAGATTTGATAGAATAATAAATAAAGCAAATAACAAGGGGAAAAATATACCCTTAGTTGTATTGTTGATGAAATATTATTATAAAGGCTTTGCAACTCCGTTCTTTTTATTTGCATTTCCTATAATTTTATTATTTTTAGAAGGATTTGCTTTTAAAGGTCAAACACTTGGTGGTGGACCAGAAATGAAAGAATATACATTATTGCATAACTTGATTGGTTCTATAGCTATTATGCAAATAATTTCTGCTGGAATATTCATTATCCCACAAACAATTCTTGATTTTAAAAATAGCGTGTTGATGAAAAGAATTGGAGCAACCAATATTAAACCATTATTTTTTATCTTATCAGTAGTTACAATGGGTATATTATTTATGATAGCAGGATTTTTTTGAACACTATTATGAGCTGGAATTATGTTTGGTGGAGAGTATGGTTGAAAAAATATCTCAACTCCCTATCAAGCGTTAGAGTCATTACCTTTCTTGTTTATTATTTTAGTGTCATCAATTTCATTAGGTTTAATGCTTGCAAGCATATTTAAATCAACAACTGTTTATATAGCGGTTTCTAATATTATTTATTTACCATTAGCATTTTTAGGTGGATCATTTATGCCAATAGATTTTATAATGTCAAGTGATATTTTAAAATACGCAACATATTTAAATGCATTTAAATATTGTATGGAACCATTTAATAATGCGTGAGCAGGAAAATTTGAATTTAATAGTGAAATAATAATATATTTAGTTGTTTCAATAAGTTTAGTATTAATTTATATAACTGTAGGGTCATTTAAATTAAAATGAGAATCTTAA
- a CDS encoding IS3 family transposase produces the protein MAILNAALKFDISTSTIKRWKSELKVKDERALEWGSGTQAKGNIKKFKSHNWIFKEPDDMSVEELREALKLERALKKHLAKTTKEKYFAIFNVKRMFSLKLSCLYLKVSRYGYLKWLKNGKPKYKNYNRILAIKIRCLFYLFKKRYGYNMITLFLNKYFKERWDPWVVYRYMKIMSLKAVKKKKVPNYDKSGPLRFENLLNRNFNSKNINEKWVKDVTYIKTINGNVYLSVIKDLFNSEIVDWKLSVSPNNKLCHTNLISSIKKRDAPKIIHSDQGAPYTNETWERLCKNNNKYFYVKKRELPR, from the coding sequence ATGGCTATTTTAAATGCGGCATTAAAGTTTGATATTAGTACTAGCACAATTAAAAGATGAAAATCAGAGTTAAAAGTTAAAGATGAAAGAGCCCTTGAATGAGGTAGCGGAACACAAGCAAAAGGAAATATTAAAAAATTTAAATCTCATAATTGAATTTTTAAAGAACCTGATGATATGAGCGTTGAAGAATTAAGAGAGGCTTTGAAACTGGAACGAGCTTTAAAAAAGCATTTGGCGAAGACGACTAAGGAAAAGTACTTTGCCATTTTTAATGTTAAAAGAATGTTTTCTTTGAAATTATCTTGTTTATATTTAAAAGTTTCAAGGTATGGATATTTAAAATGACTTAAAAACGGAAAACCAAAGTATAAAAATTATAATAGAATTTTAGCAATTAAGATAAGATGCCTTTTTTACTTGTTTAAAAAAAGATATGGTTATAATATGATAACTTTATTTTTAAACAAATACTTTAAAGAAAGATGAGACCCTTGAGTTGTTTATAGATATATGAAAATAATGAGTTTAAAAGCAGTGAAGAAAAAGAAAGTTCCAAACTATGATAAATCAGGTCCATTAAGATTTGAAAATTTATTAAATAGAAACTTTAATTCTAAAAATATAAATGAAAAATGAGTAAAAGATGTAACTTATATAAAAACTATTAATGGAAATGTTTATCTATCTGTTATAAAAGATTTGTTTAATTCTGAAATTGTTGATTGAAAGTTATCGGTTAGTCCTAATAATAAATTATGTCATACAAATTTAATAAGTTCTATTAAAAAAAGAGATGCTCCAAAAATAATTCATTCAGATCAGGGAGCGCCATACACAAATGAAACTTGAGAAAGATTATGTAAAAATAATAATAAATATTTCTATGTCAAGAAGAGGGAA